The following nucleotide sequence is from Salvia splendens isolate huo1 chromosome 2, SspV2, whole genome shotgun sequence.
GCAATGCAGCATCAAACCTACACTACAATTCTCTTCTATATCTTGGTTACAGTTAGACAAACAAAACAGACCAGAAAATTCTTCAAAAAGGGCAACGCACGGAAAGAGGGAAGGTGGCTAGCAACAATTGTAATAAAATGATGAAAGCACTTGAAAGGCTATTAAAGGGGAGAAGAATCGCATCAAACCAAAATCAGATTGTGTCAACATTTTATGACATTTGAGTAATCCATTTTCATCTATCTATTGAACTCAATGTTGAACCTAGTAATTCAAGTTAGTAGGTTGCACTAGAAATCCTTTATATGCAATGCAGCAGAGGATGCCATCATAATTTCTAGGCCTGCTGGCGAAGAAGTAGAGCACCTTGAGCTTGAGCCTCTTCCAGAATGCTCCTAGTTTCAGTTCCAGCATCAGCGAGTTCAGCAGGAGTCTGTCAACATAACTCATTAATTACTTTGATATCAAGAAAACCAAGATTGCGGAAAATAGATTTTCAACTGTATATTGACCTTCCCATATAGATTCGTTGTACTTGGAGACGCTCCATAAGCAAGCAACAACCTTACAACATTGGTGTACTCTCCTCTAGCAGCATGGTGGAGAGGCTAATATTGAGAAGGAAAAAAAGAGGTTAAATGATCATGTAAGCAATTTGATCCACATCTTTCTTTTCAAGCTAAAACAAGACTAAAAGATCGTACACTACGAATAAACATGATAAGACTAAGATATACTTACCGTGTCCCCTTCCATATCAATTGTCTCCAACATTCTGTTCACACGGTCAGGATCATTACCAGAGCTTAGAAGTAGTTGGGCAATTTCCAGATAGCCTGCAAAGTGGTTTAAGAGAGCAGAAGTAAAGAGACATCCTAAGGAGCATGATGGCAATATGAATAACAGCAAACAATAAACTCACCTCCAGCACAGGCATCATGCAAGGGAATTGCTCCATCCTCATCCTTCGCTTCCATG
It contains:
- the LOC121792203 gene encoding poly [ADP-ribose] polymerase tankyrase-like, translated to MAVADGRRDDDEDGAALFEEEGVDYAEDIDLSDIPVHLRPLASSAESGNLDALRQALDAFDGNIDEPVDDGDTVLHLTCLFGHLNCVQFLLERGANMEAKDEDGAIPLHDACAGGYLEIAQLLLSSGNDPDRVNRMLETIDMEGDTPLHHAARGEYTNVVRLLLAYGASPSTTNLYGKTPAELADAGTETRSILEEAQAQGALLLRQQA